The following coding sequences are from one Paenibacillus stellifer window:
- a CDS encoding sensor histidine kinase, translating to MKNLFSAVRSRIHPPRSLSKQLLAISLLILSALLLLIGIFQYAIMRNFLYSNRAEAMQSQIRSVPRFFESPFFFQENGALSSPESESGPAGGGEGGGGAPEDGAASDGTAASASPAPDAIAGQSPDSGQEGGFPGGSSGRRPILLDADMTIAIYTADGTFTDLQPESLAAYPAPRMSDAEYEQLLNKHKPSNRMSDDYKLLKASDGSEQLAVFMTFGRPENPTGILQMTTATASLRSVIMRQLLTFVGLSAAALAGGLLIYLPSIRRALSPLSNMGRTAQVIDAGNLDVRFPVSQGQTEIDQLSHSFNAMLERLESSFRNEREAKEQMRRFAADASHELRTPLTSIHGFLEVLLRGAAENKDQLYNALNSMHGESRRINKLVEDLLLLARMDGAPQLHARELELDQVIEQMRPQLEMLAGERTVEFDLSIGIRGVYDPDKIKQVVLNLFQNAVQHTDPQSGRITLSMHGVGAKAELTVKDNGNGIPAEHLPHVFDRFYRSDPSRARRYGGSGLGLSISKSIVEAHGGEISVTSTPGRGSAFSITLPCLQALAMKSRNEL from the coding sequence ATGAAGAACCTGTTCTCGGCTGTCCGCAGCCGGATTCATCCTCCCCGCTCCCTCAGCAAGCAGCTGCTCGCCATCTCCCTGCTGATCCTGTCTGCTCTGCTGTTGCTGATCGGCATTTTCCAGTACGCCATTATGCGGAACTTCCTGTATTCAAACCGGGCGGAAGCCATGCAGTCCCAAATCCGCTCCGTTCCCCGATTCTTTGAATCGCCATTCTTCTTTCAGGAGAACGGTGCTCTGTCTTCTCCGGAATCGGAGAGCGGCCCGGCAGGCGGCGGTGAAGGCGGCGGCGGAGCCCCGGAAGACGGCGCAGCCTCGGACGGGACGGCTGCCTCGGCATCTCCCGCTCCCGACGCCATAGCGGGGCAGAGCCCGGATTCGGGCCAGGAAGGCGGATTCCCCGGAGGGTCATCAGGCCGCCGTCCCATTCTGCTCGACGCCGACATGACGATCGCCATATACACGGCGGACGGCACCTTCACCGATCTGCAGCCGGAGTCGCTGGCGGCCTATCCAGCTCCACGGATGAGCGACGCGGAATATGAGCAGCTGCTGAATAAGCACAAGCCCAGCAACCGCATGTCCGACGACTACAAGCTGCTGAAGGCGAGCGACGGCAGCGAGCAGCTCGCCGTGTTCATGACCTTCGGGCGCCCGGAGAATCCCACGGGCATCCTGCAGATGACCACGGCAACGGCTTCGCTGCGCAGCGTCATCATGCGTCAGCTGCTGACGTTCGTCGGCTTGTCCGCGGCCGCACTGGCTGGCGGGCTGCTGATCTACCTGCCCTCCATCAGGCGGGCGCTCTCCCCCTTGTCCAACATGGGCAGAACCGCCCAGGTCATCGACGCGGGCAATCTGGATGTCCGGTTCCCTGTCTCCCAAGGACAGACCGAGATCGACCAGCTGTCCCATTCGTTTAACGCGATGCTGGAGCGGCTGGAGTCCTCCTTCCGGAACGAGCGGGAAGCCAAGGAACAGATGCGCCGCTTCGCTGCCGACGCCTCGCATGAACTGCGGACTCCGCTGACCTCGATCCACGGGTTTCTGGAGGTGCTGCTCCGGGGAGCGGCCGAGAACAAGGATCAGCTATACAATGCGCTGAACAGCATGCACGGCGAATCGAGGCGCATCAACAAGCTGGTGGAGGATCTCCTCCTCCTCGCCCGGATGGACGGCGCCCCCCAGCTTCACGCCCGGGAGCTGGAGCTCGACCAGGTCATCGAGCAGATGCGCCCCCAACTGGAGATGCTGGCCGGAGAGCGCACTGTCGAATTCGACCTCTCCATCGGCATCAGAGGCGTCTATGACCCGGACAAAATCAAGCAGGTCGTGCTCAATCTGTTCCAGAACGCGGTTCAGCATACCGATCCGCAGAGCGGCAGGATCACCCTCTCTATGCACGGGGTAGGCGCAAAGGCCGAACTGACCGTGAAGGACAACGGGAACGGCATCCCCGCCGAGCATCTTCCGCATGTCTTCGACCGGTTCTACCGCAGCGATCCTTCCCGGGCCCGCCGGTACGGCGGCTCCGGACTGGGCCTGTCGATCTCGAAGTCGATCGTCGAAGCGCATGGCGGCGAGATTTCCGTTACAAGCACACCGGGGCGGGGCTCGGCATTCAGCATCACGCTGCCCTGCCTCCAGGCATTGGCAATGAAGTCCCGGAACGAGCTATAA
- a CDS encoding response regulator transcription factor produces the protein MKAHQGIRLLLVDDEPHILQFLELGLINEGFDVRTAQDGLSALSIAADFKPHVAILDIMMPGMDGFEVCRYLRNEEAELAVIMLTAKDEVDDRVKGLSIGADDYMVKPFSFEELLARIQARLRNQFPGLLGEVRCGPFRIDSRRKEIRFKDEVLELSPTEYELLQYMVINHGLVLSKPMILDKVWGYDFGGEENIVEVYIRSLREKLGDKEHRIIRTLRGAGYRVDLV, from the coding sequence ATGAAAGCTCACCAAGGCATCCGTCTTCTACTGGTGGACGATGAGCCTCATATTCTCCAGTTCCTGGAACTGGGGCTGATAAATGAAGGATTTGATGTAAGGACGGCGCAGGACGGCCTTTCCGCACTCTCGATCGCCGCCGATTTCAAGCCGCATGTGGCGATATTGGACATCATGATGCCCGGAATGGACGGCTTCGAGGTGTGCCGGTATCTTCGGAACGAGGAGGCCGAGCTCGCCGTCATCATGCTGACGGCCAAGGACGAGGTCGATGACCGCGTCAAGGGGCTGTCCATCGGCGCCGACGATTATATGGTCAAGCCGTTCAGCTTCGAGGAGCTGCTGGCCCGCATTCAGGCGCGGCTGCGCAACCAGTTCCCCGGCCTGCTCGGCGAGGTGCGCTGCGGTCCCTTCCGGATTGACAGCCGGCGCAAGGAGATCCGCTTCAAGGACGAAGTGCTGGAGCTATCGCCGACGGAGTACGAGCTGCTGCAGTATATGGTCATCAATCACGGACTTGTACTGAGCAAGCCGATGATTCTAGACAAGGTGTGGGGCTATGACTTTGGAGGAGAGGAGAATATCGTGGAGGTGTATATCCGCTCCCTTCGCGAGAAGCTCGGAGACAAGGAGCACCGGATTATCCGCACGCTGCGCGGCGCGGGCTACCGGGTGGACCTTGTATGA
- a CDS encoding glucose-1-phosphate adenylyltransferase, producing the protein MKKKEMVAMLLAGGQGKRLKSLTKSIAKPAVYFGGTYRIIDFPLSNCTNSGIDTVGVLTQYEPLVLSSYIGIGSDWDLNRKNGGVYVLPPHEKEDGSSWYRGTADAIYRNLKFVDQFDPEHVLILSGDHIYKMNYNAMLEYHKERNADCTISVIDVPMEEASRFGILNTEEDLKIYEFEEKPAQPKSTLASMGVYIFKWDVLRRALLEDGENPASSHDFGKDILPSLLSKGRSMYAYPFKGYWRDVGTVNSLWEANMDLLSDNPPLNLNDPAWRIYTRNPNQPAQYVAPGASVSGSIINEGCIVCGHVRHSVLFYGVEVGEGSVITDSVIMPKVKIGQNVRIHKAIISENTVIEDGMEIGTERENEDEILLIDNRNKKRRSIPVKTV; encoded by the coding sequence ATGAAGAAAAAGGAAATGGTGGCCATGCTTTTGGCTGGAGGTCAAGGGAAAAGACTGAAGAGCTTGACCAAATCGATTGCAAAACCGGCTGTTTATTTTGGAGGCACCTACCGCATTATCGATTTCCCGCTAAGCAACTGCACCAATTCGGGAATCGACACTGTAGGTGTTTTGACTCAATATGAACCTCTCGTACTGAGTTCCTATATCGGCATCGGCAGCGATTGGGATTTGAACCGCAAGAACGGGGGCGTTTACGTCCTGCCTCCTCATGAGAAGGAAGACGGCAGCAGCTGGTACCGGGGAACCGCTGATGCCATTTACCGCAATCTGAAATTCGTCGACCAGTTCGATCCCGAGCATGTACTCATCCTTTCAGGCGATCATATATACAAGATGAATTACAACGCCATGCTGGAATACCATAAGGAAAGAAACGCCGACTGCACAATCTCCGTCATCGACGTCCCCATGGAGGAGGCGAGCCGGTTCGGCATTTTGAATACGGAAGAAGATCTGAAGATTTACGAATTCGAAGAGAAGCCTGCCCAGCCGAAGAGCACGCTGGCTTCCATGGGCGTCTACATTTTCAAATGGGATGTTCTGCGCCGCGCCCTGCTGGAGGATGGCGAGAATCCGGCGTCCTCCCACGATTTCGGCAAGGATATTCTGCCTTCGCTGCTCTCCAAGGGCAGATCCATGTACGCCTATCCGTTCAAGGGATACTGGAGAGACGTCGGCACGGTCAACAGCCTGTGGGAAGCCAATATGGACCTCTTGAGCGACAATCCGCCTCTTAATCTGAACGATCCTGCCTGGAGAATTTATACACGCAATCCGAACCAGCCGGCCCAGTATGTCGCACCGGGCGCATCCGTCTCCGGCTCCATCATCAACGAGGGCTGCATCGTCTGCGGACATGTGCGGCATTCCGTTCTCTTCTATGGCGTTGAGGTAGGAGAAGGCAGCGTTATTACGGATTCCGTGATCATGCCGAAGGTCAAGATCGGCCAGAATGTCCGCATCCATAAAGCCATTATCAGCGAGAACACGGTAATCGAGGACGGCATGGAGATCGGAACCGAGCGGGAGAACGAGGACGAAATTCTGCTGATCGACAACCGGAACAAGAAACGCCGCTCCATCCCGGTCAAGACCGTATAA
- the glgD gene encoding glucose-1-phosphate adenylyltransferase subunit GlgD: MKQLMGVINLDHELDHLNELTYFRCGAAVPFASRYRLIDFVLSNMMHAELESVGVFVRRKYRSLMDHLGDGKSWDMNRKHGGLFILPPDWNDPTDTSLGDLQHYHNNLDFFKRASAKYIVHSGSQHINTADFQKVFDYHIQKGADVTLVYKKIDQLQPEHDPCLRLEVGEDGFVTNIHQEKTHPNVYLDLFIMEKELFLQQVEYCIAHGESYFFRDAIQKRRGNFKIAAYEYTGYHAVINSVASYYKNSLELLKREEYLSLFRDNPIQTKIKYEAPTRYLESANVSNSLVANGCVIAGTVENSVIFRGVQIHKGARVVNSVVMQKCVIEEDAVIENVILDKDVQLSRDRILVGDSKRPFVIAKSSKM; this comes from the coding sequence ATGAAACAGCTCATGGGAGTAATCAATCTGGATCATGAATTGGACCATTTGAACGAATTGACCTATTTCCGGTGCGGGGCGGCTGTGCCTTTTGCAAGCCGTTACCGTCTGATCGATTTCGTTCTGTCCAATATGATGCACGCCGAGCTTGAAAGCGTTGGCGTATTCGTTCGCCGCAAATACCGCTCGCTGATGGACCATCTGGGAGACGGGAAGTCCTGGGATATGAACCGCAAGCATGGCGGGCTGTTCATTCTGCCTCCGGACTGGAACGATCCGACCGATACGTCGCTTGGGGATCTTCAGCATTATCATAACAACCTGGACTTCTTCAAACGGGCATCCGCCAAATATATCGTGCATTCCGGAAGCCAGCATATCAATACGGCCGACTTCCAGAAAGTGTTTGATTATCATATTCAAAAAGGCGCTGACGTCACGCTCGTCTACAAGAAGATCGACCAGCTTCAGCCCGAGCATGATCCCTGCCTGCGGCTTGAGGTCGGTGAAGACGGCTTCGTGACGAACATCCACCAGGAGAAGACCCATCCCAATGTCTATCTGGATTTGTTCATTATGGAGAAGGAGCTCTTTCTGCAGCAGGTGGAATACTGCATCGCCCACGGTGAAAGCTACTTCTTCCGGGATGCCATCCAGAAGAGACGCGGCAATTTCAAGATCGCGGCTTATGAGTATACCGGCTATCACGCCGTCATCAATTCGGTGGCCAGCTATTACAAGAACAGTCTGGAGCTGCTGAAGCGTGAGGAGTACCTGAGCCTGTTCCGGGACAATCCGATCCAGACCAAAATCAAGTACGAGGCGCCGACCCGTTATCTGGAGAGCGCGAACGTCAGCAACTCGCTTGTGGCGAATGGCTGCGTGATTGCCGGAACCGTGGAGAACAGCGTCATCTTCCGCGGCGTTCAGATTCATAAGGGAGCGAGGGTCGTCAACTCCGTCGTCATGCAGAAGTGCGTGATCGAGGAGGATGCTGTGATCGAGAATGTGATTCTCGACAAGGATGTCCAGTTGAGCCGGGACCGGATTCTGGTCGGCGACAGCAAGCGCCCGTTCGTCATTGCCAAGAGCAGCAAGATGTAA
- a CDS encoding glycogen/starch/alpha-glucan phosphorylase, translating to MFTNKEAFKEAFVDRLVSSLGKPLEEASDADVYQVLGSLVRAQIGRNWADTNQKYKNGQEKQVYYFSMEFLIGRLLGNNLLNMGVLEMVRDGLADLGFRLQDIEEQEADAGLGNGGLGRLAACFLDSLASLQYAGHGCGIRYKYGLFEQKIVDGYQVELPDTWLQKDNVWEVRREDKSVDVRFWGRIETGKTGDRLTFEHKDYETVRAVAYDIPIIGADRRHVNTLRNWSAESILQPDRTRGLEAGTDYHKFLEYKRSVESISEFLYPDDSQYEGKLLRLKQQYFLCSAGLQSILRTFSKLNLPLSALPDKVALHINDTHPTLVIPELMRILMDDKGLEWDEAWSMTTRMVSYTNHTILSEALEKWPVNMVRELLPRVHMIIEEINARFCAQLLDRYPGDQNRISQMAIIYGDQVRMAHLAIVASHSVNGVAALHTDILRKREMKLFDEFYPHRFNNKTNGITHRRWLMHANPELASLITEAIGPRWIRHPQEMIGLIKLCEDASFQQKIGEIKRSNKLRLAEYIKNKHHTDVDPDSIFDVQVKRLHAYKRQLLNILHIIHLYNQIKASPGLDMVPRTFIFGAKAAPSYHLAKRIIKLINTVADIVQKDKDVNGKIRIFFLENYSVSLAEKIIPAADISEQISTASKEASGTGNMKFMMNGALTVGTLDGANVEMHEMVGDGNMFLFGLSAQQVMDYYQYGGYYARDMYNSDSRIKEVLEQLITPGPICCYHQDFENIYRSLLDNNDEFFVLKDFPGYVETHVEIDRAYRNRSEWLKKSIINIAHSGKFSSDNTISRYASEIWNIRPIPLV from the coding sequence TTGTTTACCAATAAAGAAGCATTCAAAGAAGCGTTTGTCGATCGTTTGGTCTCAAGCTTGGGCAAGCCGCTGGAAGAAGCCTCGGATGCCGACGTTTATCAGGTGCTTGGCAGTCTGGTCCGCGCCCAGATCGGGCGGAACTGGGCCGATACGAACCAGAAATACAAGAACGGCCAGGAGAAGCAGGTCTATTACTTCTCGATGGAGTTCCTGATTGGCCGCCTGCTCGGCAACAATCTGCTGAACATGGGCGTGCTGGAGATGGTTCGGGACGGACTCGCCGATCTCGGCTTCCGTCTTCAGGATATCGAGGAGCAGGAGGCGGATGCGGGTCTCGGCAACGGCGGGCTCGGCCGGCTGGCGGCCTGCTTCCTGGATTCACTTGCTTCGCTGCAGTATGCGGGACATGGCTGCGGCATCCGGTACAAATACGGCTTGTTCGAGCAGAAAATTGTGGACGGGTATCAGGTCGAGCTTCCTGATACATGGCTCCAGAAGGATAATGTGTGGGAGGTTCGCCGGGAAGACAAGAGCGTCGATGTCCGGTTCTGGGGACGGATCGAAACCGGTAAAACCGGAGACCGCCTTACCTTTGAACACAAGGACTACGAGACTGTCCGCGCCGTGGCTTATGACATTCCGATTATCGGCGCGGACCGGCGGCATGTGAACACTCTCCGCAACTGGAGCGCGGAATCCATCCTTCAGCCGGATCGGACGAGAGGGCTTGAAGCAGGGACTGATTATCATAAATTCCTGGAATACAAGCGCTCCGTGGAATCCATTTCGGAATTCCTCTATCCGGACGACTCCCAGTACGAAGGCAAGCTGCTTCGCCTGAAGCAGCAGTATTTCCTCTGCAGCGCGGGTCTGCAGAGCATACTGCGTACCTTCTCGAAGCTGAACCTCCCTCTGTCCGCGCTGCCGGACAAGGTGGCTCTGCATATCAACGATACGCATCCGACCCTGGTCATTCCGGAGCTGATGCGGATTCTGATGGACGATAAAGGCCTGGAATGGGATGAAGCCTGGAGCATGACAACGCGCATGGTCTCCTATACGAACCATACCATTCTCAGCGAGGCGCTGGAGAAATGGCCGGTGAATATGGTACGGGAGCTTCTGCCTCGTGTTCATATGATCATTGAAGAGATTAACGCAAGATTCTGCGCCCAGCTTCTGGACCGGTATCCGGGGGATCAGAACCGGATTTCACAGATGGCGATTATTTACGGCGACCAGGTCCGGATGGCGCATCTGGCCATTGTGGCGAGCCATAGCGTCAATGGTGTGGCGGCGCTTCACACCGATATTTTACGGAAACGGGAAATGAAGCTGTTCGATGAATTTTATCCGCACCGCTTCAACAACAAGACCAACGGCATTACCCACCGGAGGTGGCTGATGCACGCCAATCCCGAGCTGGCATCGCTCATCACCGAAGCGATCGGGCCGCGCTGGATCCGTCATCCGCAGGAAATGATCGGCCTGATCAAGCTCTGCGAGGATGCTTCCTTCCAGCAGAAGATCGGGGAGATCAAGCGGAGCAACAAGCTGCGGCTGGCGGAGTACATCAAGAACAAGCATCATACCGACGTCGATCCGGACTCCATCTTCGATGTTCAGGTCAAGCGCCTGCACGCCTACAAGCGTCAGCTGCTCAATATCCTGCATATCATCCATCTCTACAACCAGATCAAGGCCAGCCCGGGGCTCGACATGGTGCCGCGTACCTTTATCTTTGGGGCCAAGGCTGCCCCGAGCTACCATCTGGCGAAGCGGATCATCAAGCTGATCAACACCGTGGCCGACATCGTGCAGAAGGACAAGGACGTGAACGGCAAGATCCGGATATTCTTCCTGGAGAACTACTCCGTCTCGCTGGCCGAGAAGATTATCCCGGCGGCGGATATTAGCGAACAGATCTCGACCGCGAGTAAGGAAGCCTCCGGAACCGGAAACATGAAATTCATGATGAATGGAGCGCTGACGGTCGGTACGCTCGATGGAGCGAATGTCGAAATGCATGAAATGGTCGGAGACGGCAACATGTTCCTGTTCGGGCTGAGCGCCCAGCAGGTTATGGATTACTACCAGTACGGCGGCTATTACGCCCGCGACATGTACAATAGTGACAGCCGGATCAAAGAGGTATTGGAGCAATTGATTACACCGGGGCCGATCTGCTGCTATCATCAGGATTTCGAGAATATTTACCGCTCGCTGCTCGACAACAACGACGAGTTCTTCGTGCTGAAGGACTTCCCGGGCTATGTCGAGACGCATGTCGAGATTGACCGGGCCTACCGCAACCGCAGCGAATGGCTGAAGAAGTCGATTATCAACATCGCCCATTCCGGCAAGTTCTCCAGCGACAACACGATCAGCCGCTATGCGTCCGAAATCTGGAACATTCGGCCGATTCCGCTGGTTTAA
- a CDS encoding GAF domain-containing protein: MFQAMPYDGTRSERFASVLSQLEALIKDEPNSIANLANASALLKFSMADTNWAGFYLFDGTELVLGPFQGLPACIRIPLGRGVCGTAAQERRTLVVDDVHAFPGHIACDAASNSEIVVPLIKEGRLIGVMDIDSPLKHRFDDEERRFLERFASIVVDVL; this comes from the coding sequence ATGTTTCAGGCCATGCCCTATGACGGAACGCGCAGCGAACGGTTCGCCTCCGTTCTCTCCCAGCTGGAAGCGTTAATCAAAGATGAACCGAACTCAATCGCTAACCTGGCGAATGCTTCGGCGCTGCTTAAATTCTCTATGGCAGATACGAATTGGGCGGGCTTCTACCTCTTCGACGGCACCGAGCTTGTCCTGGGTCCGTTTCAAGGTCTGCCTGCGTGTATCCGCATCCCGCTCGGGCGCGGCGTCTGCGGCACAGCCGCGCAGGAACGCCGGACGCTTGTCGTGGATGATGTGCATGCCTTCCCGGGACATATCGCCTGCGACGCCGCATCCAACAGTGAAATCGTCGTGCCTCTGATCAAAGAAGGACGGCTGATTGGCGTCATGGACATCGACAGTCCGCTGAAGCACCGCTTTGACGACGAAGAACGGCGTTTCCTGGAACGCTTCGCTTCCATAGTGGTCGACGTGCTGTAG
- a CDS encoding GNAT family N-acetyltransferase, translating into MEMTGGMAPILTGRRVVLRALRREDAGSLLRCWSDPETARWLGIVPPGSVREAEALISVLLEMEAVQESLRWSITLHEGEVIGSCGYNQWQLAGAYRGEIGCELASSYQGMGYMREALALIVPYGFREMGLNRIEALCQPGNVRAGRLMSSLGFRREGTLREYRHTAKGYADVDMYALLQREWRGTMA; encoded by the coding sequence ATGGAGATGACCGGCGGGATGGCGCCGATACTGACGGGACGCCGGGTTGTGCTGCGCGCTCTGCGGCGCGAGGACGCCGGTTCGCTTCTCCGCTGCTGGAGTGATCCGGAAACCGCGCGTTGGCTCGGAATTGTACCTCCCGGGTCGGTGCGGGAGGCGGAAGCGCTGATCAGCGTCCTTCTGGAGATGGAGGCCGTGCAGGAGAGTCTGCGGTGGAGCATTACGCTGCACGAAGGGGAGGTCATCGGCAGCTGCGGCTATAATCAGTGGCAGCTGGCGGGAGCCTACCGCGGCGAGATCGGCTGCGAGCTTGCTTCCTCGTACCAGGGCATGGGCTATATGCGCGAGGCCCTCGCGCTGATTGTGCCATACGGCTTCCGCGAGATGGGACTGAACCGGATCGAGGCGCTGTGTCAGCCGGGCAATGTCCGGGCCGGCCGGCTGATGTCGTCGCTCGGTTTCCGGCGCGAGGGCACGCTGCGCGAATACCGGCATACCGCCAAAGGATATGCCGACGTGGATATGTATGCGCTTCTGCAGCGGGAATGGCGGGGGACGATGGCCTGA
- a CDS encoding MDR family MFS transporter produces MKLPRITERGLILTGVLLATFLAAIEGTVTGPAGPAIVGDFEGMQWLSWIFTAYLLAMAVTTPIFGKVSDLFGRKPVFLGGTAVFLAGSLLCGMSGSMEQLVAFRALQGIGAGALIPMTFTIIGDTYSIEERAKTQGLLSSVWGISSLVGPLLGGYVVEYLSWRWVFVFNLPFGLLAMLFIARFLKEKNVRRKTQIDGWGVLLFAVGMSALLFALSTGGQTYPWSSPLIITALAGAVVLLALFLAVERRVPEPMLPLNLFRVRNIAYSTGANLLVSTLIIGLSTYVPLWVQGVDGGSAAMSGLLLAPMSVGWMFGSVAGGRMILRAGSRRTAMLGLALIVAGAAGLALLSQGTPEFWLLLLTLLCGVGFGYCSTVFTIIAQSSVGREMRGASTALNTFTRSLGQTVGVAVFGSWLNLRIATLLENSASAGVSAEDVNRLLNGGEGASPAGSTNGILRTALEGGLHSLFLMMAVIAALSLLIAWGLHTGIPSQELEQGQEGDKLSVHEA; encoded by the coding sequence ATGAAATTACCTAGAATAACGGAACGCGGCCTCATCTTGACCGGTGTGCTGCTCGCTACCTTTCTGGCCGCGATTGAAGGAACGGTTACGGGTCCGGCGGGACCCGCGATCGTCGGAGACTTCGAAGGCATGCAGTGGCTTAGCTGGATTTTTACGGCCTATCTGCTTGCCATGGCGGTAACGACGCCGATCTTCGGCAAGGTTAGCGATCTGTTCGGCCGTAAGCCCGTATTTCTCGGAGGGACGGCCGTCTTCCTGGCGGGATCGCTGCTGTGCGGCATGTCCGGCAGCATGGAGCAGCTGGTTGCGTTCCGCGCACTCCAGGGAATCGGGGCGGGCGCACTCATTCCCATGACGTTCACCATCATCGGCGATACATACAGTATTGAAGAGCGGGCCAAGACGCAGGGCCTGCTGAGCTCCGTCTGGGGCATCTCCTCGCTGGTCGGGCCGCTGCTCGGCGGCTATGTGGTCGAATACTTGAGCTGGCGATGGGTATTCGTCTTCAATCTGCCGTTCGGCCTGCTGGCGATGCTCTTCATCGCCCGCTTCCTGAAGGAGAAGAATGTACGCCGCAAGACGCAGATCGACGGCTGGGGCGTTCTGCTGTTCGCGGTAGGCATGAGCGCACTGCTGTTCGCTCTCTCCACGGGAGGCCAGACCTATCCCTGGAGTTCGCCGCTCATCATCACAGCGCTTGCAGGAGCCGTGGTGCTGCTCGCCTTGTTCCTGGCGGTGGAACGGCGCGTTCCGGAGCCGATGCTGCCCCTGAACCTGTTCCGGGTGCGCAATATCGCGTACTCGACAGGAGCTAATCTGCTCGTCAGCACGCTGATTATCGGGTTGTCCACCTACGTGCCGCTGTGGGTGCAGGGCGTTGATGGGGGAAGCGCAGCGATGTCCGGTCTGCTGCTGGCGCCGATGTCGGTCGGCTGGATGTTCGGCTCCGTGGCGGGCGGACGCATGATTCTGCGAGCGGGCTCACGCCGGACGGCGATGCTGGGGCTTGCGCTGATTGTGGCAGGCGCCGCCGGACTGGCCCTGCTGAGTCAGGGAACGCCGGAGTTCTGGCTGCTCCTGCTGACGCTGCTGTGCGGTGTCGGCTTTGGCTACTGCTCGACGGTCTTCACCATCATCGCCCAATCCTCGGTTGGCCGCGAGATGAGAGGGGCGTCCACGGCGCTGAACACCTTCACCCGGTCGCTCGGTCAGACGGTCGGCGTCGCCGTATTCGGCTCATGGCTGAACCTGCGGATCGCCACTCTGCTGGAGAATTCCGCCTCGGCGGGCGTGAGCGCCGAGGACGTCAACAGGCTGCTGAACGGCGGAGAGGGAGCTTCTCCTGCGGGCAGCACGAACGGCATTCTGCGGACGGCGCTCGAGGGCGGCCTGCATTCGCTGTTCCTGATGATGGCGGTGATCGCCGCGCTGTCGCTGCTCATTGCCTGGGGGCTGCACACCGGCATCCCGTCGCAGGAGCTGGAGCAAGGCCAGGAGGGAGACAAGCTGTCTGTACATGAAGCCTAG
- a CDS encoding putative quinol monooxygenase has translation MDKLGLYTKFTAYEGSRDRLAELLLEAAGGMEAVQGCDLYVVNLQDNDASSVWVTEIWSDPSAHQASLSLEESKRLIQEARPLIAGIEQIKLLPLGGKGM, from the coding sequence ATGGACAAATTAGGCTTGTATACTAAATTCACCGCATATGAGGGGAGCCGCGACAGGCTGGCTGAGCTGCTGCTGGAAGCCGCAGGCGGCATGGAGGCAGTTCAAGGCTGTGATTTGTATGTGGTGAACCTTCAAGACAACGACGCGAGCAGCGTGTGGGTGACCGAAATATGGAGTGACCCTTCGGCTCATCAAGCCTCATTGTCACTGGAAGAGTCGAAGAGACTCATCCAGGAGGCAAGGCCCCTCATTGCAGGCATCGAACAAATCAAACTCCTTCCGCTGGGCGGAAAAGGCATGTAA